The region GACCAACTCGATGAACGTACGTTCATCGAGTTGGTCGTCGAGGGGACAAGTGCATGAGCTCTTTGCCGTACGGAGTCGTTTGATGTTCGGCTGTCTGATTGGGGGGCGGGGCGGCACCCGGCTACGCCGGGAAGGCCAAAACGGCAGAGGGCTGCCGGAAATCGGAACTATAAACCTCGTCGGACCGCTTCACGGTCAACTCCAAATACGTCCAGCGCGTCGCGAAGCCGTTTTTGGTTCAGCCCTCCACCCCCTAGCTTGAGTAGCCCCGGCCGGGGCCACGACAAAGTCGGTGAACGTACGTTCATCGAGTTGGTCGTCGGGGGGAATAGCTCTGTCGCTCAGAGGGAATCCAGGCTCACGGGACGGAGGGGGGCTGGTGGCACGCCTTCCAGGGTGCTGGTGAAGGGGGATGCGAGACCGGGGGTGTCCCGCTGCGCTCCACTCCCCGGCTAATCTCTGTGAACCCTCCGGGTTCGGAAACATTACCGGCACCTAACACCTAGCACCTTCCGCCTTCGCCAGGGCTTCGGCGTGACATGGGCACCTGGCACCTGCCGAGTGACGAGTGACGAGTGACGAGTGACCTACCACCTACCACCTACCACCTACCACCTTCACACCCCCGCACGCATCGTGGCGGGATCGATGCCTTGCTTGCGGCACCAGTCTTCGTAGGCGAAAGGAGAGATTTCCGATGGCTTGATCTCGCTTCGACCACCCCAAAACACGTTCGTGTAGAGGATGGGGATGCCTTTGGTCTGGAGGTGTTGATCGATGGCCGCCTTGTGGGCGAGGACCAGATTTTTGTCGGTTCCGTGGGCGACGCCCATGACGTTGACATTCCGGAACTCGGGGCCGCCTTCGCGCCAGTAGGCGTGGGTCATGATGTGATGGCGTCCCACTTCTTGACCCGCTTCGATCTCACGGCCGGGAGGCACGGCCCAATGGAAGAGCGCGTTGAAACGCGTGACACGTTCACCGGAGGCGCTGGGTTTGACGTGCTCAAGGAACGTGGAAAAGCGCCCGATAATTTTGCGTCGGTCTAGGTCCTCTGCGACTTCGTAGAAGACGGGGAGAGGCACGCCCGCCTCCTGAGCGCGTGCTACCCACAGGTCAGGAGTGAATTCTTCCGGAGCGAACTCGCGCTTCAAGGCGACCAGGACCCGCCACTCGAGATCAGAAAGGGTTGCTACCTGGACCTCCACGGCCTCGGCCGGCTCATCGGCCTTGCTCCCGGGCTCCATGCCGCGGCGGCGAGTGTGGCCCACTCCCAGCGCGAACAGGCGTTTCGCCTGCATGATGCGAAAATGGGTCGCTCCGATCTTTTGGCGCAAGAATTCGCAATGCTTGGTCAGGGAGAAGCCTTGGGGCACTTTGAGCGTGGTCCAGAGCTTATAGGTGGATCCGTGGGTGGCGGCGTCCGTGGAGCGCGTGACTACATGTCCCGAGAACGGATCCTGCTGAAAGAGGTAATCGAAGCTGGCGTCGAGCTTGTCTTGGGAGACTTCCCAGGCCACCAACGCGCCGTCGGCGAGGTTGGTAGCCAGGAGCGTCTGTCGAACGCGGCGGATGGTTCCGGCGGTCAGCATGGCCTTGATCCGCTCCAGCACGGTTTCGGCCGGCACGCCGGATTGTTTGCTAATGGCTCCAATCGGGTCTCGTTGG is a window of Verrucomicrobiales bacterium DNA encoding:
- a CDS encoding Lrp/AsnC family transcriptional regulator, producing MSTATAPVDFQDPINAAILAVSEDQLQGFQRDPIGAISKQSGVPAETVLERIKAMLTAGTIRRVRQTLLATNLADGALVAWEVSQDKLDASFDYLFQQDPFSGHVVTRSTDAATHGSTYKLWTTLKVPQGFSLTKHCEFLRQKIGATHFRIMQAKRLFALGVGHTRRRGMEPGSKADEPAEAVEVQVATLSDLEWRVLVALKREFAPEEFTPDLWVARAQEAGVPLPVFYEVAEDLDRRKIIGRFSTFLEHVKPSASGERVTRFNALFHWAVPPGREIEAGQEVGRHHIMTHAYWREGGPEFRNVNVMGVAHGTDKNLVLAHKAAIDQHLQTKGIPILYTNVFWGGRSEIKPSEISPFAYEDWCRKQGIDPATMRAGV